In a genomic window of Virgibacillus sp. SK37:
- the secDF gene encoding protein translocase subunit SecDF produces MKNRGRIVAFFLIVLIFGGLIGTTVTGITKDINLGLDLQGGFEVLYEVEPVDEGAEVDRQLMEATVETLNDRVNRLGISEANIDIEGEDRIRVQLAGVEDQSQAREMLSTSARLSFRDVNDNKLLDGSDIKEGSAKQDFDQKTNAPIVTLQLKDASKFADVTTKIKNMGPPDNLLVIWMDYQKGDSFEEESKKEDPKYISAPRVTETLNTTDVMISGNFTVESAKRLADIINSGSLPVHMNEIYSTAVGAQFGEQALDKTVFAGFIGVGLVMLFIIAVYRFPGLIATINLSIYIYLILLVFELMNGVLTLPGIAALILGVGMAVDANVITFERIKEELKAGKSVMAAFKAGSKNSLSTIFDANLTTLIAAVVLFIFGTSSVKGFATMLIVSILVSFITAVFGTRLLLGLWVKSRTLSKRPGWFGVKKEDIKDIAMKDKEEPKIFNKQINVVQHRKKFFWISIAMVVLGIASLLLFKLNPGIDFTSGSRIEILAEDSITTDEVEEGLSELGLEAESIVISGDNKDIAVTRFDKVIEKEKIAEVTSYFKDKYGNAPSVSVVSPIVGQELVKNAIYAVSIASIFMIIYVTFRFELFFAITAIIALLHDAFFVIAIFSFTRIEFDITIVAAVLTIVGYSVNDTIVTFDRIRENLQNKRVKSFKELAIIVNRSLVQTLSRSINTTVTTLLAVLAFLFLGAQSITGFAIALTVGLIAGTYSSLFLASQLWLIWRGKMIKNKPVDFTKKKKVEGPQV; encoded by the coding sequence ATGAAAAACAGAGGCAGAATCGTTGCCTTTTTTCTAATCGTTTTGATATTTGGAGGATTGATTGGGACAACGGTAACAGGAATTACAAAAGATATAAATCTAGGTCTGGATTTACAAGGCGGCTTTGAGGTGCTATATGAAGTAGAACCTGTAGATGAGGGAGCAGAAGTAGATCGGCAATTAATGGAAGCTACCGTAGAAACCCTTAATGATCGTGTTAACCGTTTAGGTATTAGCGAGGCAAACATTGACATTGAAGGGGAAGATCGAATACGGGTACAACTTGCTGGAGTGGAGGATCAATCACAAGCCAGGGAAATGTTATCTACTTCTGCCAGGCTGTCTTTCCGCGATGTAAACGATAATAAACTTCTTGATGGCTCTGATATCAAAGAGGGTAGCGCAAAGCAGGATTTTGATCAGAAGACGAATGCACCAATTGTTACATTACAACTAAAGGATGCTTCTAAGTTTGCTGATGTAACTACAAAAATTAAAAATATGGGTCCTCCCGATAATTTGTTGGTTATTTGGATGGACTATCAAAAAGGTGATTCTTTTGAAGAGGAGTCTAAAAAAGAGGATCCAAAATACATTTCTGCACCACGTGTTACAGAAACCTTAAATACTACAGATGTAATGATTAGTGGAAATTTCACTGTGGAATCTGCAAAGAGACTTGCTGACATAATTAATTCGGGCTCTTTACCTGTTCATATGAATGAAATCTACTCTACAGCTGTAGGAGCTCAATTCGGTGAACAGGCATTAGACAAAACTGTCTTTGCAGGATTTATCGGTGTAGGACTAGTTATGTTGTTTATTATTGCGGTATATCGTTTTCCTGGACTAATTGCTACTATAAACTTAAGTATCTACATTTATTTAATTTTACTAGTTTTTGAATTAATGAACGGGGTGCTGACATTACCAGGTATTGCTGCATTAATCTTAGGTGTAGGGATGGCTGTAGATGCCAATGTTATAACATTTGAACGTATTAAAGAGGAATTAAAGGCCGGAAAATCTGTTATGGCTGCATTTAAGGCAGGGTCAAAAAATTCATTATCTACCATCTTTGATGCCAATCTGACAACATTAATAGCTGCTGTAGTATTGTTCATTTTTGGTACGAGCTCAGTAAAAGGCTTTGCAACGATGCTTATAGTCAGTATTTTAGTCAGCTTTATTACAGCTGTATTCGGAACAAGGCTTCTGCTTGGTTTGTGGGTTAAGAGCAGAACTCTTTCGAAGCGACCTGGTTGGTTCGGTGTTAAAAAAGAAGACATCAAGGATATAGCAATGAAGGATAAGGAAGAACCGAAAATCTTCAATAAACAAATTAATGTTGTTCAGCATCGGAAGAAGTTTTTCTGGATTTCTATTGCCATGGTCGTCTTAGGAATAGCTTCATTGCTTTTATTTAAATTAAATCCTGGAATCGACTTTACAAGTGGTTCGAGAATTGAAATCCTTGCAGAGGATTCGATTACTACGGATGAAGTTGAAGAGGGTTTATCTGAATTAGGATTAGAAGCGGAGTCAATAGTGATTTCCGGTGATAATAAAGATATTGCGGTAACGCGATTTGATAAAGTAATAGAAAAAGAAAAAATTGCAGAAGTAACTTCCTATTTCAAAGATAAATATGGTAATGCTCCAAGTGTAAGTGTAGTTTCACCAATTGTAGGTCAAGAATTGGTGAAAAATGCTATTTATGCAGTATCTATTGCTTCCATCTTTATGATTATATATGTTACTTTCCGCTTTGAATTGTTTTTTGCAATCACCGCGATTATTGCTCTACTTCACGATGCATTCTTTGTTATTGCGATTTTTAGCTTTACAAGGATAGAATTCGATATTACGATCGTTGCAGCTGTGTTAACTATTGTGGGTTACTCAGTAAATGATACGATAGTTACTTTCGATCGGATAAGAGAAAATCTGCAAAATAAACGAGTCAAATCCTTTAAGGAATTGGCAATTATTGTGAACAGAAGCTTAGTACAAACATTGAGCAGAAGTATTAATACAACTGTAACCACATTGCTTGCTGTCCTGGCGTTTTTATTCCTTGGTGCTCAATCTATTACCGGGTTCGCTATTGCTTTGACAGTCGGCCTTATAGCTGGTACGTACAGTTCACTATTCCTTGCTTCTCAATTGTGGCTTATTTGGAGAGGTAAGATGATTAAGAATAAACCAGTAGATTTTACCAAGAAGAAGAAAGTTGAAGGCCCGCAAGTTTAA
- the spoVB gene encoding stage V sporulation protein B: MTKQTFLQGTLILIAAGMITRFLGFINRIVVARLMGEEGVGLYMMALPTFFLVLTLTQLGLPVAISKRVAEAEAKNNPQKIKQILVVSLIVTAISSVLFTVGMILGAPFIATKLLTDSRTLYPLLAISPIIPIIAISSVLRGYFQGRQNMKPQSYSQVIEQIVRITCVAFFVKLLLPFGVEYAAAGAMFSVILGEFVSLLYMLHMFKQKKLVKIRSQFFSYLKTSSQTLKELFSIALPSTGSRMIGSLTHFMEPILVAQSLAIAGISSSLATKQYGELTGYVLPLLFLPTFITQSLSVALVPSLSEADASSNNKLIHYRIHQSIRISFASGALATIVLTLFSDTILTFMYGTANASKFILLMAPFFILLYIQAPLQAALQALDFAKPAMWNSLIGAVCKLTILFLLASNSAFGIMGVAISMSVGVVLVTLLHLITLQKMIKYTLPFKDIVKMVTLIGLTWLAGSIIKQVFPWGTENPALFLITLITLTGIYIFFLFSLRFITKEELHQIPFIKRWI, encoded by the coding sequence ATGACCAAACAAACTTTTTTACAGGGTACTCTTATATTAATAGCAGCAGGTATGATCACCCGGTTTCTTGGCTTTATAAACAGGATTGTTGTAGCTCGACTGATGGGAGAAGAAGGTGTGGGCCTTTATATGATGGCATTGCCGACATTCTTCCTCGTACTTACGCTCACACAACTTGGGTTACCTGTAGCTATATCGAAACGCGTTGCTGAAGCTGAAGCCAAAAACAATCCACAAAAAATAAAGCAGATACTTGTGGTTTCCTTAATTGTTACCGCCATTTCAAGTGTGCTGTTTACTGTAGGAATGATACTAGGTGCACCTTTTATTGCTACAAAGCTATTGACTGACAGCCGCACACTATATCCCTTACTGGCAATTAGCCCCATTATTCCTATTATAGCAATTTCCTCTGTGCTCAGAGGCTATTTCCAAGGAAGGCAAAACATGAAGCCTCAAAGTTACTCTCAAGTAATTGAGCAAATTGTGCGTATTACTTGTGTAGCATTCTTTGTAAAGCTGTTACTCCCCTTCGGTGTGGAGTATGCTGCAGCCGGAGCCATGTTCAGTGTAATTCTAGGGGAATTTGTTAGTCTTCTTTACATGCTTCACATGTTTAAACAAAAGAAATTAGTAAAAATAAGATCACAGTTCTTTTCCTATTTAAAAACCAGTTCCCAAACGCTTAAAGAATTATTTTCTATTGCACTTCCAAGTACAGGCAGCCGAATGATTGGGTCCTTAACCCATTTTATGGAGCCAATACTGGTAGCACAAAGTTTAGCTATTGCCGGTATATCCAGTTCATTAGCAACCAAGCAATATGGAGAATTAACTGGTTACGTGTTACCACTTTTATTCTTACCAACATTTATTACTCAATCTCTTTCTGTAGCGCTGGTTCCATCACTATCAGAGGCAGATGCATCTTCTAACAACAAGTTAATTCACTATCGAATCCATCAGTCTATTCGTATCTCATTTGCATCTGGCGCTTTGGCAACGATCGTTTTAACTTTATTCTCGGATACCATTTTAACGTTTATGTATGGTACTGCAAATGCTAGTAAATTTATCCTTTTAATGGCACCTTTTTTTATATTACTATATATCCAAGCTCCTTTACAAGCAGCACTACAAGCATTGGATTTTGCAAAACCGGCAATGTGGAATTCTTTAATTGGAGCAGTTTGCAAGTTAACAATTCTGTTTCTCCTGGCTTCCAATTCTGCATTCGGGATTATGGGGGTAGCGATTTCTATGTCTGTAGGTGTGGTTCTAGTAACTTTACTTCATTTGATTACACTGCAAAAAATGATTAAATATACACTTCCTTTTAAAGATATAGTTAAAATGGTAACTTTAATTGGCTTAACCTGGCTAGCTGGAAGTATAATAAAACAAGTATTTCCATGGGGAACCGAAAATCCAGCTCTATTTTTAATTACTTTAATCACCTTAACAGGTATTTATATCTTCTTCTTATTTTCTCTGCGGTTTATTACGAAAGAAGAATTACACCAAATTCCTTTTATTAAGAGATGGATTTAA
- a CDS encoding lipopolysaccharide assembly LapA domain-containing protein: MKGQSYVILAIVFIIVVAIFAVSNVEAVDVNYIFWTGNSPLILVILFSVLMGGIITAAVGAVKVFRLQRELRRYKHENSLMDKKLQENGLTIEKRDKHSKSVEDSTNK, from the coding sequence ATGAAAGGACAGTCGTATGTTATTTTAGCTATTGTCTTTATCATAGTTGTAGCGATTTTCGCAGTTAGTAATGTAGAAGCAGTGGATGTAAACTATATATTTTGGACTGGAAATTCACCTCTTATCTTAGTGATCTTATTTTCAGTCTTAATGGGTGGAATTATAACTGCTGCTGTAGGAGCTGTAAAGGTATTTCGATTACAGAGAGAACTGAGAAGATATAAGCATGAGAATAGCCTTATGGACAAAAAGTTGCAAGAAAATGGTTTAACTATTGAGAAGAGAGATAAACATTCTAAAAGTGTCGAAGATTCTACAAACAAATAA
- a CDS encoding post-transcriptional regulator produces the protein METIHTVTEWREMVLPALESKCSEFRLMGYTQATSEDIWRCLLEKVWKGNPEKRIYEVVQDIFHLGSNIYLSYLTVKAYQDDDLMASIAALTNNE, from the coding sequence TTGGAAACCATACATACCGTTACTGAGTGGAGAGAAATGGTTCTACCAGCTCTTGAAAGTAAATGTAGCGAATTTCGTTTAATGGGTTATACACAGGCAACGAGTGAAGATATATGGCGTTGTTTGCTTGAAAAAGTATGGAAGGGTAACCCCGAAAAAAGAATCTATGAAGTGGTTCAGGATATTTTTCATCTGGGATCAAATATTTATCTAAGTTATTTAACGGTAAAAGCTTATCAGGACGATGATTTGATGGCTTCCATCGCAGCTTTGACAAACAATGAATAA
- a CDS encoding ArsB/NhaD family transporter encodes MDIILASLIFIVSYIFIMTERVNRAVVALTGGTLLLATGIYSPQKAFMNYIDWNTIALLFSMMVLISITEKTGLFSYIAIRFAQRVKGKPMPLLMGASILTALGSALLDNVTTVLIFVPILLKITKLLKLPSFPYLLAIIFSSNIGGTATLIGDPPNIMIGQAVDHLTFLSFILHAAPLALIIFLLFLFLLYFIFRRQLTKSNINNEELYKIDAKMYLKKTPLLYKSVSVLLLTISGFMLHTVLHTDLTIVALSGAVLLLFLTEKELPTERVFQKVEWVTLFFFIGLFSLVGGLQEVGVIDEMARAIVVLTEGDYVRTTMLILWVSGLFSGIVDNIPFVAAMIPVVKEFESYGIVHLDPMWWALSLGACLGGNATLLGASANVVVAGMAEGENEKISFIRFMLYGFPLVFISLIVATIYIYFRYLIFYM; translated from the coding sequence ATGGACATAATTCTAGCATCACTTATCTTTATTGTTAGCTATATCTTTATTATGACTGAAAGAGTTAATCGGGCGGTAGTTGCTCTCACTGGAGGAACACTTCTATTAGCAACAGGAATATACAGCCCCCAAAAAGCATTTATGAACTATATTGATTGGAACACGATTGCATTACTGTTTTCAATGATGGTACTTATATCAATTACAGAAAAAACGGGGTTATTCAGTTATATTGCAATTCGCTTTGCTCAAAGAGTAAAAGGAAAGCCTATGCCATTACTTATGGGAGCAAGTATATTAACAGCTCTTGGATCTGCTCTTTTAGATAATGTCACCACTGTTTTAATATTTGTACCCATCTTGTTAAAAATTACAAAACTATTGAAGCTTCCTTCCTTCCCTTATTTGCTTGCTATTATTTTTAGTTCGAACATAGGAGGAACTGCAACGTTAATTGGTGATCCACCAAATATTATGATAGGACAAGCTGTTGACCATCTGACATTTTTATCTTTTATCTTACATGCAGCCCCTTTGGCCTTAATAATTTTTCTTTTATTTCTTTTTTTGCTTTATTTCATATTTAGAAGACAACTTACAAAATCAAATATTAATAATGAGGAACTTTATAAAATTGATGCCAAAATGTATTTGAAAAAGACACCATTGCTCTACAAATCAGTTTCTGTCTTGTTATTAACTATATCAGGATTTATGCTACATACAGTATTACATACGGATTTAACAATTGTCGCATTGTCTGGTGCCGTTTTATTATTATTTTTAACTGAAAAAGAATTGCCTACAGAACGCGTTTTTCAAAAGGTAGAGTGGGTCACTTTGTTTTTCTTTATTGGTTTGTTTTCCTTAGTAGGTGGTTTACAGGAAGTAGGGGTAATAGATGAAATGGCTAGAGCAATTGTTGTATTGACAGAAGGGGATTATGTAAGAACTACTATGTTAATTTTATGGGTCTCTGGATTGTTCTCCGGAATAGTTGATAACATTCCATTTGTGGCTGCAATGATTCCTGTAGTAAAGGAATTTGAAAGCTATGGTATCGTACATTTGGACCCTATGTGGTGGGCATTGTCACTTGGTGCTTGTTTAGGTGGAAACGCTACGTTATTAGGCGCATCGGCAAATGTAGTCGTTGCAGGTATGGCTGAAGGAGAAAATGAGAAAATTTCCTTCATACGTTTTATGCTATATGGCTTTCCCCTTGTATTTATTTCATTAATAGTTGCAACCATTTATATATATTTTCGTTATTTAATATTCTATATGTGA
- the tgt gene encoding tRNA guanosine(34) transglycosylase Tgt — MTPITYELIKTCKQTGARLGRVHTPHGSFDTPTFMPVGTLATVKTMSPEELKNINANIILSNTYHLWLRPGEDIVREAGGLHKFMNWDGAILTDSGGFQVFSLSDMREIKEEGVHFRNHLNGEKLFLSPEKAMHIQNALGSDIMMAFDECPPYPATYDYMKSSVERTSRWAERCLEAHGRPQDQGLFGIVQGGEYEDLRKQSARDLISMDFPGYAIGGLSVGEPKDVMNRVLEFTTPVLPTNKPRYLMGVGSPDSLIDGAIRGIDMFDCVLPTRIARNGTCMTSKGRLVVRNAKYARDFSPIDENCDCHVCKNYSRAYIRHLIKCNETFGFRLTTYHNLYFLVKLMGQVRKAISDDRLGDFKEDFFEQYGLNKPNAKNF; from the coding sequence ATGACACCAATAACATATGAATTAATAAAAACATGTAAACAAACAGGGGCTAGACTTGGACGAGTTCACACTCCACATGGCTCATTTGATACTCCCACATTTATGCCTGTTGGTACCTTGGCTACCGTTAAGACAATGAGCCCGGAAGAATTGAAGAATATAAACGCCAATATAATTCTTTCAAACACATACCATTTATGGCTTAGACCCGGTGAAGACATTGTAAGGGAAGCGGGGGGCTTGCATAAATTTATGAATTGGGATGGAGCAATTCTTACTGATTCTGGAGGTTTTCAGGTGTTCAGCCTAAGTGATATGAGAGAAATCAAAGAGGAAGGCGTTCATTTCCGAAATCACCTTAATGGCGAGAAATTATTTCTATCTCCTGAAAAAGCAATGCATATCCAAAATGCACTAGGCTCCGACATTATGATGGCTTTTGACGAGTGCCCTCCTTACCCAGCGACGTATGATTATATGAAATCTTCTGTTGAACGAACTTCCCGTTGGGCAGAACGTTGTCTGGAAGCGCATGGACGACCGCAGGATCAAGGGTTGTTCGGGATTGTTCAGGGAGGAGAGTATGAGGACCTTCGTAAGCAAAGTGCACGCGATTTAATTTCCATGGATTTTCCTGGCTACGCTATTGGTGGACTATCCGTAGGTGAGCCTAAAGATGTTATGAACCGAGTACTAGAATTCACCACCCCGGTATTACCAACAAATAAGCCTCGATATCTTATGGGGGTTGGGTCACCTGATTCATTAATTGACGGGGCAATTCGTGGTATTGACATGTTTGATTGTGTATTGCCAACACGTATAGCCAGAAATGGTACATGTATGACTTCGAAGGGCAGATTAGTAGTACGAAACGCAAAATATGCAAGGGATTTTAGTCCAATAGATGAAAATTGTGATTGCCATGTTTGTAAAAATTATTCACGTGCTTACATTCGACATCTTATAAAATGTAATGAAACATTCGGATTCAGACTAACTACTTACCATAACTTATATTTTCTGGTAAAATTAATGGGGCAAGTACGAAAAGCGATAAGCGATGATCGTCTTGGAGATTTTAAAGAAGACTTTTTTGAGCAATATGGTCTTAATAAACCCAATGCCAAAAACTTCTAA
- the yajC gene encoding preprotein translocase subunit YajC: MDMLISLSPIILMFVIFYFLLIRPQQKRQKQVKQMQSDLQKGDSVITIGGFHGVVHAIDESTVVIQAGDSTKLTYDRSAIREVKK, encoded by the coding sequence ATGGATATGCTGATTTCTTTATCACCAATCATTTTAATGTTTGTGATTTTTTACTTCTTATTGATTCGCCCACAGCAAAAAAGACAGAAACAAGTGAAACAGATGCAATCTGATTTGCAAAAAGGTGATTCAGTAATTACGATTGGCGGGTTTCATGGTGTTGTTCATGCCATAGATGAAAGCACAGTTGTGATTCAAGCGGGCGACAGTACTAAGCTTACATACGACCGTTCTGCTATTAGAGAAGTTAAAAAATAA
- a CDS encoding TIGR04086 family membrane protein, with protein sequence MTKQLTAVVYGLVMVLGLILITSIFLALLLRFTSFNDPILSWVTLGIGLISLFIGGLVAGAKGKAKGWIIGGVTGFGFTLFTFLVQYLGYQQGFSLEQSIHHLAYISAAVLGGIVGVNTLGTKTE encoded by the coding sequence ATGACAAAGCAGCTTACTGCAGTAGTTTATGGATTGGTTATGGTTCTGGGTCTCATTCTAATAACAAGTATCTTTTTAGCATTATTACTTCGGTTCACTTCCTTCAATGACCCTATACTATCTTGGGTTACCTTAGGAATCGGCCTTATATCCCTATTTATTGGGGGGCTTGTTGCTGGTGCTAAAGGAAAAGCAAAAGGCTGGATTATTGGTGGTGTGACAGGGTTCGGTTTCACATTATTTACATTCCTGGTTCAATACTTAGGATATCAACAAGGTTTCTCCTTAGAACAATCCATCCACCATCTAGCATATATTTCAGCAGCAGTACTTGGTGGAATTGTTGGGGTAAACACGCTAGGTACCAAAACAGAATAG
- the queA gene encoding tRNA preQ1(34) S-adenosylmethionine ribosyltransferase-isomerase QueA — translation MNIEDFDFDLPEELIAQTPLKERTASRLLVLDRQTKEVDHKHFTDIKDYLKKGDCLVLNDTKVLPARLYGIKEDTGAKVEILLLNQCEEDTWEILAKPAKKIKIGTTLVFGEGKLRATCTDIKEHGGRILEFYYTGIFYEVLDELGEMPLPPYIKEQLPEKERYQTVFAREEGSAAAPTAGLHFTKELLEEIEEMGVTIAFITLHVGLGTFRPVSVENIDDHEMHSEFYHMSTETADILNQTKKSNGRIISVGTTSTRTLETIARDQGAFKETSGWTDIFIYPPYDFKAIDGLITNFHLPKSTLIMLVSALVDKETILHAYKEAVQERYRFFSFGDAMLIL, via the coding sequence ATGAATATTGAAGATTTTGATTTTGATTTACCAGAAGAGTTAATTGCACAAACACCACTAAAAGAACGAACAGCTTCTCGATTGTTAGTACTTGATCGTCAAACGAAAGAAGTGGATCATAAACATTTTACAGATATAAAAGATTATCTTAAAAAAGGAGATTGCCTCGTATTAAATGATACAAAGGTATTGCCTGCCCGGTTATATGGTATAAAAGAAGATACAGGGGCCAAAGTAGAAATTCTTTTATTAAATCAATGTGAAGAGGATACATGGGAAATACTTGCAAAACCTGCTAAAAAGATAAAGATTGGTACAACGCTTGTTTTTGGGGAAGGGAAATTAAGAGCGACCTGTACAGATATAAAAGAGCATGGGGGACGCATCCTTGAATTTTATTATACAGGTATTTTCTACGAGGTACTTGATGAGTTAGGAGAAATGCCTCTTCCACCATATATTAAAGAACAGCTGCCAGAAAAGGAGCGATATCAAACCGTTTTTGCCAGGGAGGAAGGTTCCGCTGCGGCACCGACTGCTGGTTTACACTTCACTAAAGAACTATTAGAAGAGATTGAAGAAATGGGTGTAACTATTGCGTTTATTACTTTACATGTAGGATTGGGAACTTTTCGGCCTGTAAGTGTGGAGAATATTGATGACCATGAAATGCATTCGGAGTTCTATCATATGTCTACAGAGACTGCAGACATATTAAACCAGACAAAAAAATCAAATGGTAGGATAATCTCCGTAGGCACCACTTCTACCCGGACCTTGGAAACAATTGCAAGAGATCAAGGAGCTTTTAAGGAAACTAGCGGGTGGACGGATATTTTTATTTATCCACCATATGATTTTAAAGCAATTGATGGATTAATTACTAATTTTCATCTTCCAAAATCAACCTTAATCATGTTAGTAAGTGCATTAGTAGATAAAGAAACTATACTTCATGCATACAAAGAGGCTGTTCAAGAACGATACCGTTTTTTCAGCTTTGGGGATGCCATGTTAATTTTATAA